One Cicer arietinum cultivar CDC Frontier isolate Library 1 chromosome 8, Cicar.CDCFrontier_v2.0, whole genome shotgun sequence DNA segment encodes these proteins:
- the LOC140919058 gene encoding uncharacterized protein, whose protein sequence is MKASKRAFAETFGTLLKYESSEIFDSRDTVVKWAKEIGIKNKVTVIIRRSDIETEKYHSIARERVESAHWKLKLMLENSMSDLCKCWEAMNNMIRLQHKRIRASFQKSFYDEEHEHRNPFYQRLNTFVSTEAQRRIAEEYDKVEWVGTDKSICGCSLRRTYGLPCACELGQYKLMGEPIPLDSVHIQWRKLSMECELTQDTEDGSELDMSTEMNALWKRFRSLDVIGKRVLKSKVRELAFPSTSSICPPPEKVKTKGRVKKSKGMKPDGYDVYRDPSYFEHVNATYGEDIGSQPSQSKKRQASQSKKHPSQSSHSSKNLLLTQFPDIIQPYIDDIFDVAADGNCGFRAIALLLGFGEECWSLVRKRLDQEIVSHVTPYDRLFTGRIKEVRDSLMISGLGVQPMDKWLSMPDMGYVIATTYNIILVTFGLTFSMTFFPMRGSHSGSTKNDRICCIGFVNGNHWVPLKMKDGFPMPDIAPGWKQYRTNEATSWAIAYTGRLQHWGYLLGRLSRVTQNPPTEPVEAMSLDEP, encoded by the exons AAGTATGAAAGCTCCGAG atatttgattcaaGGGATACTGTTGTGAAATGGGCAAAAGaaattggtataaaaaataaagttaccgTTATTATCAGAAGATCAGATATAGAGACGG agaAGTATCATTCGATTGCGcgtgagag GGTTGAGTCGGCTCACtggaaactgaagttaatgttagaaaatagcatgagtgatttgtgtaaatgttgggaggctatgaacaacatgataaggttacaacataaaagaatcagagcctcgtttcaaaaaagtttttatgatgaagagcatgAGCACAGAAATCCATTTTATCAGAGATTGAATACATTTGTATCAACAGAAGCTCAAAGACGTATTGCTGAAGAATACGACAAAGTTGAGTGGGTGGGTACTGACAAATCTATATGTGGGTGTTCTCTGAGAAGGACATACGGATTACCTTGTGCTTGTGAATTgggacaatataaattaatgggtgaaccaattcctctagattctgtgcatattcaatggagaaaattaagcatggaaTGTGAACTCACTCAAGACACAGAAGATGGATCAGAGTTGGATATGTCTACTGAGATGAATGCCTTATGGAAACGCTTTCGATCACTTGATGTTATTGGGAAACGAGTGTTGAAGAGTAAAGTGCGTGAACTTGCTTTTCCAAGTACAAGTTCAATATGTCCACCACCTGAAAAAGTCAAAACCAAAGGAAGAGTGAAGAAGAGTAAGGGTATGAAGCCAGatggatatgatgtatatcgagacccttcttactttgagcatgttaatgcaacatatggTGAAGATATTGGTTCCCAACCCTCTCaatcaaagaagagacaagcctctcaatcaaagaaacacCCCTCTCAGTCatctcattcttcaaaaaatttgttattgacACAATTTCCTGATATTATTCAGCcatacattgatgacatatttgacgtggcagctgatggaaattgtggttTTCGCGCTATTGCATTATTGCTTGGTTTCGGTGAAGAGTGTTGGTCTTTGGTCCGCAAGAGATTGGATCAAGAGATTGTTTCTCATGTAACTCCATATGATAGATTGTTCACAGGACGCATTAAAGAAGTAAGAGATTCGTTGATGATATCCGGCTTAGGTGTTCAACCCATGGATAAATGGTTGTCCATgcctgatatgggttacgtgatagcgacaacatataatattattcttgtcaCGTTCGGTCTGACATTTTCAATGACTTTCTTTCCTATGAGGGGTTCACATTCCggatcgacaaaaaatgatcgcatttgttgtattggttttgttaatgGAAATCACTGGGTTCcg ttAAAGATGAAAGATGGATTTCCAATGCCAGACATTGCACCAGGTTGGAAGCAATATCGTACCAATGAAGCAACTTCTTGGGCAATAGCATACACAGGCCGTCTACAACACTGGGGGTATTTATTAGGCCGGTTGTCACGTGTTACCCAAAATCCACCTACGGAACCCGTAGAGGCAATGTCTTTAGATGAaccttaa